The following are encoded in a window of Sebastes umbrosus isolate fSebUmb1 chromosome 7, fSebUmb1.pri, whole genome shotgun sequence genomic DNA:
- the slc33a1 gene encoding acetyl-coenzyme A transporter 1, with product MEHSDLNHKNGRQRKVASTMLPPENMRGVDRIEMSYSEPEVEEETEDLIRGSDSENRRYRVRPGIRGELGNVLLLLFLYVLQGIPLGLAGSIPLILQSKSVSYKDQAFFSFVFWPFSLKLLWAPLVDALYCSRFGRRKSWLVPTQYLLGLFMLYLSGTVNSVLQSEGGPKVVTLTAIFFMLAFLAATQDIAVDGWALTMLSRENVGYASTCNSVGQTAGYFLGNVLFLALESADFCNKYLRVEPKDTGIVTLSDFLFFWGIVFLVSTTLVAIMKKENGDGKGKRRVQEETQGVMETYKLLFSIIKMPTVFTFCALLLTAKIGFSAADAVTGLKLVEAGVPKEQLALLAVPMVPLQILLPVIISKYTAGPRPLDVFYKAFPFRLLIGLEYALLVWWTPSLKQEGGFPLYYYAIVLVSYALHQVALYSMYVACMAFHAKVSDPFIGGTYMTLLNTVTNLGGNWPSTLALWMVDPLTSKECQGAVAQSCGSPAEAGLCVKEGGVCVTTLDGYYVESVVCVVIGVAWWVWLGKKMKRLQDQSPAAWRCRAN from the exons ATGGAGCACTCAGATTTGAACCACAAGAACGGGCGGCAAAGGAAGGTTGCGAGTACCATGCTCCCACCTGAAAACATGAGGGGCGTGGACAGGATAGAGATGAGCTACTCTGAACCGGAGGTagaagaggaaacagaggaTCTTATCAGAGGGTCGGACTCTGAGAACAGGAGGTACAGAGTCCGGCCTGGGATCCGTGGTGAGCTGGGGAACGTGTTGCTTCTTCTGTTCCTGTATGTGCTGCAAGGGATTCCTCTGGGACTGGCTGGAAGCATCCCTCTGATCTTACAGAGTAAGAGCGTCAGCTACAAAGACCAAGCCTTCTTCAGTTTTGTGTTCTGGCCGTTTAGTCTTAAGCTTCTCTGGGCGCCGCTGGTGGACGCTCTCTACTGCAGCAGGTTTGGTAGAAG AAAGTCATGGCTGGTGCCCACACAGTACCTGCTGGGCCTCTTCATGCTCTACCTTTCTGGGACGGTCAATTCGGTGCTGCAGAGCGAGGGAGGACCGAAGGTGGTAACACTCACTGCAATCTTTTTTATGCTTGCCTTCCTGGCAGCCACACAG GACATAGCTGTGGATGGCTGGGCCCTGACTATGTTATCCAGAGAGAATGTGGGATATGCTTCGACATGCAACTCTGTGGGCCAGACAGCTGGATACTTCCTGGGGAATGTGCTCTTTCTGGCTCTGGAGTCTGCAGACTTCTGCAACAAATACCTCAGAGTAGAGCCCAAGGACACAGGCATCGTCACCTTGTCAG acttcttgtttttttggggaaTAGTGTTCCTAGTTTCCACAACATTGGTAGCCatcatgaaaaaagaaaatggggaCGGCAAAGGAAAGAGGAGAGTCCAGGAGGAGACGCAGGGCGTCATGGAAACCTACAAGCTGCTGTTCTCCATCATCAAGATGCCCACAGTCTTCACCTTTTGTGCCCTGCTTCTCACTGCTAAA ATCGGCTTCTCTGCAGCAGACGCAGTGACGGGTCTGAAGCTGGTGGAGGCCGGAGTTCCCAAGGAGCAGCTGGCATTGCTGGCAGTGCCCATGGTGCCTCTGCAGATCCTCCTACCAGTGATCATCAGTAAATACACAGCAGGGCCCCGACCTCTGGATGTCTTCTACAAGGCCTTTCCTTTCAG GTTGCTCATAGGACTGGAGTACGCTCTGCTGGTGTGGTGGACCCCCAGTTTAAAACAAGAAGGAGGGTTCCCTCTTTACTACTACGCCATAGTGCTAGTCAGCTACGCATTGCATCAG GTGGCGTTGTACAGTATGTACGTGGCCTGCATGGCCTTCCATGCCAAAGTGAGCGACCCCTTCATCGGCGGGACCTACATGACGCTGCTGAACACCGTCACTAACCTCGGTGGGAACTGGCCCTCCACTCTGGCTCTGTGGATGGTAGATCCACTGACCTCTAAGGAGTGTCAGGGGGCCGTCGCGCAGAGCTGTGGCTCTCCAGCGGAGGCCGGG CTGTGCGTTAAAGAGGGCGGCGTTTGTGTGACTACGTTGGACGGCTACTACGTGGAGTCAGTGgtatgtgttgtgattggtgtAGCCTGGTGGGTGTGGCTGGGGAAGAAGATGAAGCGGCTGCAGGACCAGAGCCCGGCTGCCTGGAGGTGCAGAGCTAACTAG